Part of the Pseudophryne corroboree isolate aPseCor3 unplaced genomic scaffold, aPseCor3.hap2 scaffold_1294, whole genome shotgun sequence genome, GGCGTTGTGCTTCTGACGGGAAGTAAATCAGACCCTTGCGTGTAACAAGCAGTAGAGCGCAGACATAACAATGTTATTTCCATAATGTTCTTTCTGCAATAGGACTTATAGCGCTAAACAAATTAAAttaatacaatacagcacagaaaCCGTGGAGCGCAGGGAAGCTATGCAGGAGATACTAAATGGACATTTAGAGAGTGATGAGTGTGTATGAAAGATTCTAGAGCGGGGGCCTCTCGAGCTATGCGGGGATGTGAGTTCCATAGAATCGGAGCTGCACGGCTAAATGCTTGACCCCCAGATTCATTAAGGGAGGTACTAGATGTGTAGGGCAAGTTCCTCGGTAGAGGACTCTATAAAGAGCCGCCTTACAGGCATTTACTTCCATAGAAAAGTGctcatggagccttattaaaacgtTCCCTTACACTTGATCAACTCTAACCTTTCATGGTGAAGACTAGTAGCCCCCTGTGCCCTGACTGCACGCTGAATTGAGGAGGCTCCCGCCACTGTTCCAGGGCAGCGGCAAGCTGGAAGGAAGGTGCGGGTAATTAAGGGATATAATTAgctttgtggctactaactacgaGGAGCCTGGGCAGAGCTAAAGGAGGTGGTATCCGTCCAATTAAACACCATTGTGTAACTTATGCTTCAGCTGGTTTAGAAGGatttggtggctctgaaaagagcctttgtgttgctgcgtgtataggagtgccgagtgtctatgccctctcccctcggATTCTGCGGGCTAGCtggatgtctttgggcatgatggtTACCCTCTTGGCGTGGATGGCGCACAGGTTGGTGTCCTCGAACAGCCCCACCAGATAAGCCTCACTGGCCTCTTGTAGGGCCATAACGGCAGAGCTCTGGAAGCGCAGGTCGGTCTTGAAGTCTTGGGCGATCTCACGCACCAAtcgctggaagggcagcttgcggatCAGCAGCTCGGTGGATTTCTGGTAGCGGCGGATCTCTCTGAGAGCAACAGTCCCGGGACGGTAGCGGTGAGGCTTCTTCACGCCGCCGGTAGCTGGGGCGCTTTTCCGAGCAGCCTTGGTTGCCAGCTGCTTGCGGGGAGCTTTACCTCCGGTAGATTTGCGGGCGGTCTGCTTGGTCCTGGCCATCTCTCCTCACGAAACACGTCTAAAGGCAAAAAAACGAATACATATAGAAAGCAGCCGCTAGCATCTCTATTTATGCACTGTGCTGCGCTGTCATTGGATGAGTTAAAGGCGCCTTTCATCCTGATTGGCTTAGGCATATGCATAGTACTTTTCAAAAAGCCCTCCAAGACTTTAGGGTTTCTCCCGGGTGCGGCAACAAAATCAGTCTCCATTAGAGGTTTTATCACGTTTCAGCCAGAAGGATTGCTGTATTCCGGGAAGTCTATGCTGGCATTCTAGCCAGGGGAGAcaatcaaaacacacacacacatagcagtgATACAAGCCTCAAGTCTAAAGAGTCTTGAAATAGAAACcttattacatacagtactgtgaatAGCTACCGTCGGCGGGAATAGTACGTATGGGGACAGATGTGCCTCACCAGCTGTGCTCTCTACTGTCCGGGAGATCACAGTATATGTCTGCAGTAAAAACATCAGCGATTAATATGTCTGCTTACCAAGTAACATTCACGATACGATAGTCATTTGCATATTACAGCATTAAGAATACATTTATCTGGTAGATCTCAATTATCATATTATGAGAAGCTTTAGAACGGAGAATAATCAGATCTTCTGCCTGCATTGGGGACGATGTGATACTAATGTGAAACAGTAAGTAGTGTTACACTATTGTTACTATTCTATGAATACATCAGTAGATACTATCAATACCAAAGTATCAAATAAAACCACAAGCCAAATCTCATTAATCTGAGAAAGACAAAGTACAATACATGGAGAACACAGGAGGACATTTGTCTAGATAGTGTAAGGGTTTGCAATGAATGGGCTATTGGTGGAAATAACAATCAGATACAAGTGAATCACTTTTTCTTTTTGTATAGctgaattattataaatgcatatttaATGAGTTAAGTTTCATTTCCcatttataaaaacaaacaaacaaacaaaaaataagggGTTGTTTGTTTAAGAATTGGCAAAAGGTGTATTTTATTATGTTCAATCGAGTTTAAAACTCTTATAGGGGATTATATTGCTATGAGCACAATGCACATTCAGTGACCTGAATGTATGGGAATTAAGAATAAAAATGTAATGTCATAATAATGACTCACTATGCTATGGTGCACTACAGAATACCTACAGTGAGTGCTCCTCCTTTTATTCTATCTGTGTAGGGGTTGGGTGTGCTACTGTCCATTACTCCTCATGCAATTCTATACCTATTACTGAGATTTAGTTAGTACTAAGGGAAGAGAATATTATAAATGAATAATCCATACTAAGGCAGATGGTGATTGGTGATTACCTCCTACATGGTGCCAGGTGGGATGCttaggggctactggcttacctattGGACCCCTTGCATGTGCTACCATCACTGGAGGACAGACGGCATTTATTTCTTAGAGCGGTGGGTAATTACATTTTAGTAAACTGTTGAGAAACCTTGTGAAATATTTTGGAAATGTTCACACGACCATTTCTATATTTCCACACACTTTTACATCACTGGTGTAAAATAAAGAGTCAAAAggattacaccaggcatgtccaaactgaggccctccagctgttgtgaaactacatatcccagcatgccccgacacagtcttgctgtcagagaatgctaaagctgtgtcagggcatgctggaaagtgtagtttctcaacagctggagggccgcagttgggacatgcctggattACACTGTACAATATGAGTAGAAATGAAACAAGCAAAACTGTTTAGGAACAGAAACTGGTTGTCTTGCTCCTTAAACTTTGCCAGCAAAATGGCCACCGTTGCCATGGTTACTAGAAATTGCTAGGCAACCGAAAATGGTTGTCATGCTTAATCTACTTGGCCTGAAAAATGGccactttctcctgcagggtccacagggtatccacaggatacattgggatatggatgagcgacagcggatcttgcaccaatcggtcaaagctttctgggctCCCAGTACGCAGTGGGCCCGTCTATATATACCTGccacctggctcaggcaaatcagtttttagtttggtgaggcaggagccggaccatggtctaagggctgctggtttttggcagccataagcttttttactttatttttatagtcttactatttttttctgagtgatctttctaaacagcgtcttatacgtaccttagaaagagtcactccaactacTCCCCGCcgagtcgcgacaacgcttacccacgagtacagtgctgtttcggcgggcgtctgtgtcggataaaactagcaagtccagcagacgttaccaggctgtggccggagcacgggaggaAGGTAAGGCataggttccgcttagagggggaacatggacacagccgcactcttTTGGGggaaactaccaaacagtcgctgacgcggctgccaccgagagtgcacaagtgctaggccttagggatcaaaggctccaggagtagcatgaggctgcgatccctaattTTGAGATCAGCAGTGGGGAGACGGATgcacccctggtcgcccctccccccccgattcacgaccagtttcctccgagtctcctgccataaactgaagcggctgtgtgactggtgcatcagtgttcacttggcAATCTGTGTTCACTATATTTTCACGGAGCGGCGGTGGACACTTATAGCATATGGATCCACTCGTATTTATCGAttctggaagcggggtaagtctccctgtatcccgctctcctgagTGGGGGCTATAAAACACTaagtgggtcattcagacctgatcgcatgctgtagttatttgcagccgtgcgatcgggtctgaacagcgcatgcgtgggggccgcaatgcgcaggcgcgttgctggcCGGCGATGGCCATCACTGGGCAGCGACAAAAATAATGAAGAAAGCATTTGCAGCAgcaaacacaagaagattgacaggaagaggccgtccgggggtgtcaactcaccgttttctgggagtgttgaggaaaacgcatgcgtgtccggccgtttccatggagggatcctgacatcagctccagcaaggatcattgcagcgggtgagcaagtcctgagctgtgcagagactgcacaaactttttgtttgtgcagctctctgcacaagcgtttgcagccatacacagcaatcccacctcccctgtgggtggcgattacctggtcgtagcagtgcaaaaaatagcctgcatgcaaccatgtctgaattaggccctaagtctctatctacctttgagtacaaatagttggataagggcataatgcatatgagtttgataatattactgtggtttcttttgctatgcgtctgaatacagttaaagcatttttataaagtaatgcagtaatatgtttctcctacatacgtgAACTGtacctgtagttgaatatgtggtcatattgcttattatactaatgtataatctgtgactgactgttagtgtgattgctgactttgctataaattctgtcagttttctctgtttactctgatcctcaatgctggtgctaaacagggtagggtcggattgtatgtcactttaacacattttaaagtgattacagtcacaaattgtgtattacactgttaaattgtctgattatttatcatgtcttagaGCAGAAAAGGTGAGGAAAACACACTCAcatcagcaccaacactcatatcatgtttgtcatgtaaagctgggttaacatctcaggatctggttcaagatgggttgtgtgcaaactgtattagctttcaccaaggtctcttgaaatatTCAAGGCAGATGCAGGTGTAAGTTGATCcaccatgggctatgtttgcacaggacattatccagtatagctgagtggataattccaacttctgtaccggtGATAGGTTGCACTATTATATGTGCAGCAcaggggaagcagtagcctctcaacagaaacaggctgaaaagccagtggtaagtaaatcatttagacacaaaacaacatcttcagagtctacacatgtttcagatgaggactcatcagaggacgaagactcattacactctggttctgaatatgaggatgaggaagaaggtctcagctcagtggacatatctgagttg contains:
- the LOC134994277 gene encoding histone H3; translated protein: MARTKQTARKSTGGKAPRKQLATKAARKSAPATGGVKKPHRYRPGTVALREIRRYQKSTELLIRKLPFQRLVREIAQDFKTDLRFQSSAVMALQEASEAYLVGLFEDTNLCAIHAKRVTIMPKDIQLARRIRGERA